The following coding sequences are from one Myxococcales bacterium window:
- a CDS encoding cupin domain-containing protein, with translation MTLKPPALDPSTIAPRTTSTYPEVFRSRVLPREKRALGDALGLTKFGVNLTTLFPGKESSLRHYHLHEDEMVFVLEGEVVLRTDEGEQVLTAGMCAGFPAGSKNGHHLINRSEHPAQYLEIGNRDPADSANYSDVDLTVRKNAAGAWVYARRDGSEF, from the coding sequence ATGACTCTCAAGCCCCCAGCGTTGGACCCTTCCACAATCGCGCCACGCACGACGTCTACGTACCCAGAGGTCTTTCGGTCGCGTGTGTTGCCGCGCGAAAAGCGCGCGCTTGGCGATGCCCTTGGTCTGACCAAGTTCGGCGTGAACCTCACCACTTTGTTCCCGGGAAAAGAGTCTTCACTGCGGCACTACCATTTGCACGAAGACGAGATGGTGTTCGTACTCGAGGGGGAGGTAGTTCTTCGCACAGACGAAGGGGAACAAGTGCTCACCGCAGGCATGTGCGCCGGCTTCCCCGCAGGTTCAAAGAACGGTCACCACCTCATCAACCGTAGTGAGCATCCGGCGCAATACCTGGAAATCGGGAACCGCGATCCAGCTGACTCCGCCAACTACTCCGACGTTGATCTCACCGTCAGAAAGAACGCGGCAGGGGCTTGGGTTTACGCCCGCCGTGATGGCAGCGAATTCTGA